In Humulus lupulus chromosome 7, drHumLupu1.1, whole genome shotgun sequence, the following are encoded in one genomic region:
- the LOC133791011 gene encoding monofunctional riboflavin biosynthesis protein RIBA 3, chloroplastic: protein MDSSLLPRHIFLHILTNSSIHRSFAAPHSLGFGHYKQKWLNPSCWAIGVTRNKAGNLFDDQIDNGSLLGSSVPFGTLKAEITPETIDFFVSDAEGDPDCPSEGYSSIDQALNTLRQGKFVIVVDDETGDVEGNIMMAASLTSQEDMAFMIKHGSGIVSVGMKEEDLERLELPLMSPETEDEDSSAPTFTITVDAKAGTSTGVSASDRTKTVLALSSPDSKPGDFRRPGHVFPLKYRNGGVLRRAGHTEASVDLVALAGLRPMSVLSALVDSEDGSMASLADLRKLALEYSIPTVSITDLIRYKRKRENLVERTAISRLPTKWGLFQAYCYRSKLDGTEHIAIVKGNIGNGEEVLVRVHSECLTGDIFGSARCDCGNQLDLAMQLIEQADRGVVVYLRGHEGRGIGLGHKLRAYNLQDEGHDTVQANIELGLAVDAREYGIGAQILRDIGVRTMQLMTNNPAKFTGLKGYGLAVVGRVPVLTPITEENKKYLETKRTKMGHIYGSDIQGPLASFFKNDQTDTQS, encoded by the exons ATGGACTCTTCCTTGCTCCCACGCCATATCTTTCTTCATATCCTTACCAACTCAAG CATACACCGATCATTTGCGGCTCCACATAGCTTGGGATTCGGACATTATAAGCAGAAATGGTTGAATCCCAGTTGCTGGGCAATCGGGGTGACTCGAAATAAAGCAGGCAACCTGTTTGATGATCAGATTGATAATGGGTCTTTGCTTGGGTCTTCAGTGCCGTTTGGGACTCTGAAAGCTGAAATCACCCCTGAAACTATTGATTTCTTTGTTAGTGATGCTGAAGGTGATCCTGATTGCCCATCTGAAGGTTACTCGTCGATTGACCAGGCACTTAATACACTGCGCCAAGGAAAG ttTGTGATTGTGGTAGATGATGAAACTGGGGATGTTGAAGGCAACATTATGATGGCAGCATCACTTACAAGTCAAGAGGATATGGCCTTCATGATTAAGCATGGCTCAGGGATTGTTTCAGTAGGTATGAAGGAGGAAGATCTTGAAAGACTGGAGCTTCCTCTCATGTCACCAGAAACTGAAGATGAAGACTCTTCTGCTCCCACTTTCACAATCACAGTG GATGCTAAAGCGGGCACATCTACTGGAGTTTCAGCCTCGGACAGGACAAAGACTGTGCTTGCTCTTTCGTCTCCTGATTCTAAGCCGGGAGATTTTCGAAGGCCAGGCCACGTCTTTCCTCTGAAATACCGAAATGGTGGTGTTCTCAGGAGGGCAGGTCACACTGAGGCTTCTGTTGATCTGGTTGCTCTAGCTGGCCTACGACCGATGTCTGTTCTTTCAGCTTTAGTTGACTCAGAAGATGGCTCCATGGCCTCTCTGGCCGATTTAAGAAAGTTGGCCTTGGAATATAGCATTCCCACGGTATCCATTACTGATCTAATCAG GTacaagagaaaaagagaaaatctGGTCGAAAGAACTGCAATCTCGCGTCTGCCTACAAAGTGGGGTCTATTCCAGGCTTATTGCTACCGCTCAAAGTTAGATGGAACAGAACACATTGCTATTGTTAAG GGAAACATAGGAAATGGGGAAGAAGTCCTCGTAAGAGTTCATTCAGAATGCTTAACTGGGGACATATTCGGATCAGCGCGGTGTGACTGTGGCAACCAGTTGGATTTAGCaatgcagctgatcgaacaagctGATAGAGGAGTTGTGGTTTACCTAAGAGGCCATGAAGGAAGAGGGATCGGACTCGGTCACAAACTCCGGGCCTATAATCTGCAGGATGAAGGTCATGACACGGTGCAAGCCAATATAGAGCTCGGTTTAGCAGTTGATGCGAGGGAATATGGTATTGGTGCTCAG ATTCTGAGGGACATAGGAGTTAGGACTATGCAGCTAATGACCAACAACCCTGCAAAGTTCACAGGCCTCAAGGGGTATGGGTTGGCTGTGGTTGGAAGAGTGCCTGTATTGACACCGATTACAGAGGAGAACAAGAAGTACTTGGAAACAAAGCGCACCAAGATGGGTCATATTTATGGCTCTGATATACAAGGGCCATTAGCTTCATTTTTCAAAAATGACCAAACGGATACCCAAAGTTGA